One window of Nostoc sp. C052 genomic DNA carries:
- a CDS encoding MFS transporter: MSLPSFLARRSFHYGWIVAGLTFLALLVAAGIRSAPGVFIVPLEQEFGWSRATISLAISINLVLYGLIGPFAATVMERIGIRRMMVFSLAIIALGVGLTTLMSASWQLVLLWGVVVGSGSGVIALVLGAIVVNRWFLSKRGLVLGILTASTATGQLVFLPMLASVADRFGWRIAALALTGAALLIIPAIAAFMRDRPADVGLRPFGDTSETVEVLQPKVNSIASTLNALWLGMRNRDFWLLFGSFFICGASTNGLIGTHLIPACIDHGIPEVKAAGLLAIMGLFDFFGTTMSGWLSDRWNNRYLLCWYYGLRGLSLIFLPFSFNFSFYGLSIFAVFYGLDWIATVPPTVRLVANVFGKENVGVMFGWIVAGHQLGAATAAFGAGVLRTWTGSYLQAFILSGVLCLIAAVCVLQIGQSPTKGNSQLSSVMDN; encoded by the coding sequence ATGTCCTTACCCTCCTTCCTCGCGCGTCGTTCGTTCCACTATGGCTGGATAGTTGCAGGTTTAACATTCTTAGCCTTGCTAGTGGCAGCCGGAATTCGCTCTGCTCCTGGAGTTTTTATAGTGCCTCTGGAACAAGAGTTTGGCTGGAGTAGAGCAACTATATCTTTAGCAATCTCCATTAACTTGGTACTCTACGGATTAATTGGCCCTTTTGCTGCCACCGTTATGGAGCGGATCGGCATTCGGCGGATGATGGTATTTTCGCTTGCTATCATTGCTCTCGGTGTCGGTTTAACCACTTTGATGTCAGCGTCTTGGCAACTAGTCTTGCTGTGGGGTGTAGTAGTCGGTTCTGGTAGCGGAGTTATCGCCCTGGTTTTGGGTGCTATTGTCGTCAATCGCTGGTTTTTGTCAAAGCGGGGTCTAGTTCTGGGCATCTTAACTGCCAGTACAGCTACGGGGCAACTAGTGTTTTTACCCATGCTGGCTTCAGTCGCCGATCGCTTTGGTTGGCGAATTGCGGCTCTAGCTCTGACTGGTGCAGCACTTTTAATTATTCCAGCGATCGCAGCTTTTATGCGCGATCGCCCGGCGGATGTTGGTTTGCGACCTTTTGGCGACACCAGCGAAACTGTAGAAGTGTTACAGCCCAAAGTCAATTCCATCGCCTCCACTCTTAACGCCCTCTGGCTGGGAATGCGTAACCGCGACTTCTGGCTGTTATTTGGTAGCTTTTTTATCTGTGGTGCTAGCACAAATGGGTTAATTGGAACTCATCTGATTCCCGCTTGTATTGACCACGGTATCCCGGAAGTCAAGGCGGCGGGTCTTTTGGCAATCATGGGATTATTCGATTTTTTCGGAACTACTATGTCCGGTTGGCTATCTGACCGCTGGAACAATCGCTACTTATTGTGTTGGTACTACGGACTGCGGGGTTTGTCTTTGATTTTCTTGCCCTTCAGTTTCAACTTTTCCTTCTATGGGCTTTCCATTTTCGCCGTCTTCTATGGACTTGATTGGATTGCTACCGTACCACCAACAGTCCGTCTGGTTGCCAACGTCTTCGGTAAAGAAAATGTCGGCGTGATGTTCGGTTGGATTGTCGCCGGACACCAGCTTGGTGCAGCCACAGCAGCATTCGGAGCCGGAGTCTTGAGAACTTGGACGGGTAGTTATTTACAAGCGTTTATTTTATCAGGCGTTCTCTGTCTGATTGCCGCAGTTTGTGTACTGCAAATTGGTCAAAGTCCCACTAAGGGCAATTCACAGTTATCTTCAGTGATGGATAATTAA
- a CDS encoding nitroreductase family protein has protein sequence MSTVIQTQPLDVPSAIAKRRSIKTFKTDPIAPELLKQLVELTVAAPSSYNIQSWQIILVQDEAQKAALSAASWNQQQIVQAPVTFVFAADATASETNLNPIIEQALATGAWNEGTANYFKTAIPQFQQGLGDKQREYAIKDAIIAATHLVLAAESLGLSTCFMNGWIEDQVKQVIGAGDNPDLAIAVLVPVGYAAEPRLNPGRLPFSSNVSVDRIGNPYAG, from the coding sequence ATGAGTACCGTCATCCAAACCCAACCTTTAGATGTACCAAGTGCGATCGCTAAACGTCGTTCAATCAAAACTTTTAAAACAGACCCCATCGCCCCAGAATTGCTCAAACAACTGGTAGAGTTAACCGTGGCAGCGCCCAGCAGCTATAATATCCAGAGCTGGCAAATTATTCTTGTGCAAGATGAGGCGCAAAAAGCAGCCTTATCAGCAGCATCATGGAATCAACAGCAAATTGTCCAAGCACCAGTTACCTTTGTGTTTGCTGCTGATGCAACTGCATCTGAAACAAACTTGAACCCGATCATTGAACAGGCTCTTGCAACTGGGGCCTGGAATGAAGGTACGGCAAATTATTTTAAAACTGCTATTCCGCAATTTCAACAGGGGCTAGGAGACAAGCAACGGGAGTATGCCATCAAAGATGCGATTATCGCTGCTACCCATTTGGTGTTAGCGGCAGAAAGTCTGGGATTATCGACTTGTTTTATGAACGGTTGGATTGAGGATCAGGTAAAGCAAGTAATTGGTGCTGGGGATAATCCAGATTTAGCGATCGCTGTTTTAGTCCCTGTTGGCTATGCAGCCGAACCACGCTTAAATCCCGGTCGTTTGCCATTCTCCTCTAATGTCTCTGTAGACAGAATTGGCAACCCTTATGCAGGGTAG